One Desulfobulbus propionicus DSM 2032 DNA segment encodes these proteins:
- the thrS gene encoding threonine--tRNA ligase, translated as MAEISVSLQDGENKSFPLGTAVADVLKDLVSGKQRKQTVAVKCDGRLLDLSTPLAMDAVIEPVSVHSEAGLEILRHSTAHIMALAVKELFGDQVKVAIGPAIEDGFYYDFDREKPFSSEEFEQIEAKMAELANARLPFVRQEMPKEEAIRFFEQHGEIYKLELLREMEAETVSLYTHGGFVDLCRGPHVPDSSWIKVFKLLRVAGSYWRGDEKRQMLTRIYGTAFADKKELQQYLARLEEARKRDHRKLGKQLGLFTIQDQIGPGLILWQPRGALLRRLIEDYWKDEHYRNGYQLLYTPHIARQDLWKTSGHLDFYGENMYSAMEIDEVMYQLKPMNCPFHIGVYNADKHSYREFPIRWCELGTVYRYERTGALHGLMRVRGFTQDDAHIFCRPDQLEEEIFNIIDLNLHILKTFGFDQYDVYLSTRPEKYVGSDEHWQLSTQALKQALEKKGLAYQLDPGEGVFYGPKIDIKIKDQLGRSWQCSTIQVDFNLPERFQMNYTGVDGAEHQPIMIHRALMGSLERFIGVLIEHYAGAFPLWLAPEQARIMNITDDQGEYCEQVHARLRAMGVRIDKDVRNEKLNYKIREAQLMKVPYMLIVGEREKQEGTVTVRKRDGENLPAMTPEAFVDLVIEECGRRHV; from the coding sequence ATGGCAGAGATATCGGTTTCCTTACAAGACGGTGAAAATAAGTCGTTTCCGCTGGGGACAGCAGTCGCGGATGTGCTCAAGGATCTGGTTTCCGGTAAGCAGCGCAAGCAGACCGTGGCGGTGAAGTGCGACGGTCGTCTGCTGGATTTATCGACACCTCTGGCGATGGATGCGGTCATCGAACCGGTATCTGTGCACTCGGAAGCAGGTCTGGAAATTCTGCGCCATTCCACAGCTCATATCATGGCCTTGGCGGTCAAGGAGCTGTTTGGCGATCAGGTGAAAGTGGCCATCGGCCCGGCGATTGAAGACGGGTTTTACTACGATTTTGATCGGGAAAAGCCTTTTTCCTCCGAAGAATTCGAGCAGATAGAAGCCAAGATGGCGGAGCTGGCCAACGCTCGTCTCCCTTTTGTCCGGCAAGAGATGCCCAAGGAAGAGGCAATCCGTTTTTTTGAGCAGCACGGCGAAATTTACAAACTCGAACTGCTGCGGGAGATGGAAGCGGAAACCGTCAGTCTGTACACCCATGGTGGTTTCGTCGATCTGTGCCGCGGCCCCCATGTTCCGGATTCTTCCTGGATCAAAGTGTTCAAGCTGTTGCGGGTGGCAGGGTCGTATTGGCGGGGCGATGAGAAACGGCAGATGTTGACCCGCATCTATGGGACTGCCTTTGCGGACAAGAAAGAGCTGCAACAGTATCTTGCCCGGCTGGAGGAGGCCCGTAAGCGCGACCATCGCAAGCTGGGCAAGCAGTTGGGATTGTTTACCATTCAAGACCAGATCGGTCCGGGGTTGATCCTCTGGCAGCCGCGTGGCGCCCTTCTTCGCCGGCTGATCGAGGATTACTGGAAGGATGAGCACTACCGAAACGGCTACCAGTTGCTCTATACCCCGCACATTGCCCGCCAGGATCTGTGGAAAACCTCGGGACATCTTGATTTCTACGGCGAAAACATGTATTCCGCCATGGAGATCGACGAGGTGATGTATCAGTTGAAGCCAATGAATTGTCCGTTTCACATTGGCGTCTACAATGCCGACAAGCACAGTTACCGGGAGTTTCCCATTCGCTGGTGCGAGTTGGGCACGGTTTATCGCTACGAACGGACCGGTGCGCTGCATGGCCTGATGCGGGTACGTGGTTTTACCCAAGACGACGCGCACATATTCTGCCGTCCCGATCAGTTGGAAGAAGAGATATTTAACATCATTGATCTTAACTTGCATATTCTCAAGACGTTTGGGTTTGATCAATATGATGTCTATCTTTCCACCCGGCCCGAAAAGTACGTCGGTTCGGATGAGCACTGGCAGTTGTCGACCCAGGCGTTGAAGCAGGCCCTTGAGAAAAAAGGGTTGGCGTATCAGCTGGATCCGGGAGAGGGGGTTTTCTATGGCCCCAAGATCGATATCAAGATCAAGGATCAGCTGGGACGGTCGTGGCAATGCTCCACCATTCAGGTTGACTTCAATCTGCCAGAACGATTTCAGATGAACTATACCGGCGTTGATGGCGCTGAGCATCAGCCGATCATGATCCATCGAGCTTTGATGGGGTCGCTTGAGCGCTTTATCGGGGTGCTGATCGAGCACTACGCAGGTGCCTTTCCCCTTTGGCTCGCTCCGGAACAGGCGCGGATAATGAATATTACCGATGACCAGGGCGAATACTGCGAACAGGTGCATGCCCGGTTGCGGGCCATGGGCGTGCGTATTGACAAGGATGTGCGCAACGAAAAGTTGAATTACAAAATTCGTGAAGCTCAGCTGATGAAAGTCCCCTACATGTTGATTGTCGGCGAGCGTGAGAAGCAAGAAGGCACGGTTACGGTGCGAAAGAGAGATGGAGAAAATTTGCCGGCCATGACGCCGGAAGCATTCGTTGATCTCGTTATTGAGGAATGCGGACGTCGTCACGTCTGA
- the pheT gene encoding phenylalanine--tRNA ligase subunit beta — protein sequence MKFTLSWLNQFISTAGMTSAQIADQLTMLGLEVDSVEELSAHLAPITVARVTEVSQHPDADKLTVCVVDTGEEIVQVVCGAPNVRPGMFTAIAKPGVKLPDGTKIKKSKVRGVVSAGMLCSARELGLNDDHSGILDLQGPFAPGLPLVEALDLRDTVIEVDLTPNRPDCASVRGIAREVGSFTGGVLKPLVAQVTPLTGKNIDFEVIIDDPTLCPRYTARKLINVTIGPSPRWMQQRLSAVGMRPINNIVDITNYVMLESGQPMHAFDFATLRDSKIIVRRPTVQETSITTLDGSQRQLDPDMLLICDGQGPIAVAGVMGGLDTEITDRTTTILLESACFNPVSIRRTARKLGIPSESSYRFERGVDPNLADIALERAVELMVEYAGAQADPDGIDVYPGKKPLLTLQLRVNRVCGLLGMELNRDQVADYLRSIEFAVTALDEATLEVVVPSFRIDIEREVDLIEEVARLVGYNSIPTALPLIRMDYPKRDDLRALRQDIARILTAQGFFEAINYSFVSEHHLDICRLAENDARRQVTRLLNPLSEEQAVMRSMLLPGLLENVRRNINFQCPDIRLFETGKIFLQQQPNALPEERLYLCAVMSGQRYPKAEPFYHANQEIDFFDVKGAAANLLQVLRMTGNDQAPLFRQVAELTQPYSDPGCSVAIMDGDIVIGSVGRVHPETLKGFAIKQPVYFLEIDLQHLMNLNRVPKQFKTLPKFPSVKRDASLVVPDHVPAGELLVAIRTQRQKYLESAEIFDVYRGKPIQAGYKSVSLSFTYRSETATLDDQSVDKIHDKLMKLLMADFNACYRQGFDA from the coding sequence ATGAAATTCACGCTGAGTTGGCTGAATCAATTCATTTCCACCGCAGGAATGACTTCGGCGCAGATAGCCGACCAATTAACCATGCTCGGGCTTGAGGTTGACAGTGTCGAAGAGTTGTCTGCACACCTCGCCCCGATCACTGTGGCCCGGGTAACCGAGGTCAGCCAACATCCCGATGCCGATAAATTAACGGTATGTGTTGTCGATACCGGCGAGGAGATCGTCCAGGTGGTGTGTGGTGCGCCCAATGTCCGGCCTGGGATGTTCACCGCCATCGCCAAGCCCGGCGTCAAGCTTCCCGACGGTACCAAAATAAAAAAATCCAAGGTCCGGGGCGTTGTTTCCGCTGGAATGCTCTGTTCGGCGCGTGAGTTGGGCTTGAACGACGATCATAGCGGCATCCTCGACTTGCAGGGACCGTTTGCTCCGGGGCTGCCACTGGTGGAAGCGCTCGATCTTCGCGATACAGTGATCGAGGTCGATCTGACACCGAATCGCCCTGATTGCGCCAGCGTTCGCGGCATTGCCCGTGAAGTCGGCAGTTTCACTGGGGGCGTCTTGAAGCCGCTCGTCGCCCAAGTAACCCCATTAACCGGAAAGAATATCGATTTTGAAGTGATCATCGATGATCCGACCTTGTGCCCTCGATATACCGCCCGAAAATTGATCAATGTTACTATCGGACCTTCTCCTCGCTGGATGCAGCAACGGCTCAGTGCCGTGGGGATGCGGCCGATCAACAACATCGTTGATATCACCAACTACGTGATGCTCGAGTCCGGGCAGCCGATGCACGCCTTTGATTTCGCTACGTTGCGGGACAGCAAGATCATTGTCCGTCGGCCAACCGTGCAAGAGACGAGCATCACCACCCTCGACGGCAGTCAACGGCAGCTTGACCCAGACATGTTGCTCATCTGCGATGGCCAGGGCCCCATCGCGGTGGCCGGAGTCATGGGAGGATTGGATACAGAAATCACTGACCGTACCACCACTATCCTGCTTGAGTCCGCCTGTTTCAATCCCGTGTCCATACGGCGCACTGCTCGCAAATTGGGAATTCCATCCGAGTCTTCCTATCGATTTGAACGAGGGGTCGACCCGAACCTCGCGGATATCGCCCTGGAACGGGCTGTGGAGTTGATGGTCGAATATGCCGGCGCCCAGGCGGATCCGGACGGTATCGATGTCTATCCAGGAAAAAAACCTTTGTTGACCCTGCAACTGCGCGTCAACCGGGTGTGCGGGTTGCTGGGCATGGAGCTGAATCGCGACCAGGTTGCGGATTATTTGCGATCCATTGAGTTTGCTGTCACCGCACTGGATGAGGCGACCCTGGAAGTTGTGGTTCCAAGCTTCCGGATCGATATCGAGCGTGAAGTGGACCTGATTGAAGAAGTCGCCCGATTGGTCGGGTACAATTCCATACCCACCGCATTGCCGCTCATTCGGATGGACTATCCCAAACGGGATGACCTGCGTGCCTTGCGGCAGGATATTGCCCGTATTCTCACCGCACAAGGCTTTTTTGAGGCAATCAACTACAGCTTTGTCAGTGAACATCATTTGGATATCTGCCGCCTTGCCGAAAACGACGCCCGGCGACAGGTGACCCGGCTTCTCAATCCGCTCTCGGAGGAACAGGCGGTCATGCGATCCATGCTTCTTCCCGGATTGCTTGAGAATGTTCGCCGCAATATCAATTTCCAGTGTCCCGACATTCGATTGTTTGAAACGGGCAAGATTTTCTTGCAGCAACAACCTAATGCGTTGCCCGAGGAACGATTGTATCTTTGCGCGGTCATGAGCGGGCAGCGTTATCCCAAGGCTGAACCGTTCTACCATGCCAACCAGGAAATCGATTTCTTTGATGTCAAGGGTGCAGCCGCCAACCTGTTGCAGGTGCTGCGCATGACCGGAAATGATCAGGCACCATTGTTCCGACAAGTCGCTGAATTGACGCAACCGTATAGTGACCCCGGCTGTTCGGTAGCGATTATGGATGGCGACATCGTGATCGGATCCGTGGGCCGCGTGCACCCAGAGACTCTCAAAGGCTTTGCAATCAAACAGCCTGTCTATTTTTTGGAGATTGATCTCCAGCATCTGATGAACCTAAACAGAGTGCCGAAACAGTTCAAGACGTTGCCCAAATTTCCTTCAGTCAAGCGCGATGCCAGTCTTGTCGTGCCGGACCATGTCCCGGCTGGAGAGTTACTCGTGGCAATCCGAACTCAGCGGCAGAAATATCTTGAGTCAGCCGAGATCTTTGATGTATATCGTGGCAAACCGATCCAGGCAGGATATAAGAGCGTCTCCCTTTCTTTCACCTATCGTTCGGAGACGGCCACGCTGGATGATCAATCGGTTGATAAAATTCACGATAAATTGATGAAATTATTAATGGCAGATTTCAATGCCTGTTATCGCCAAGGATTTGATGCATGA
- the infC gene encoding translation initiation factor IF-3: MISLLRNADVVTSEHNTTTGGTNIKKRGIRKPSTQQDLKIKINEDIDYREIRLVDSDGTQRGIVSTKVALEAAQEQGLDLVEVSDKADPPVCRIMNFDKFRYELKKKQQEAKKKQTVIETREIKFRPKTEEHDLNFKIRKIKEFLAEKNKVKVTMRFRGREIVYAQTIGLDALTKIADTLREDCVIIQEPKMEGRQLVMFVGPKA; the protein is encoded by the coding sequence TTGATCTCGTTATTGAGGAATGCGGACGTCGTCACGTCTGAACACAACACTACAACTGGAGGAACGAACATTAAAAAACGAGGCATTCGAAAACCTTCCACTCAGCAGGATCTGAAAATCAAAATCAACGAAGATATCGATTACCGGGAAATTCGACTCGTTGATTCCGATGGAACACAACGCGGTATCGTCAGCACCAAAGTCGCTTTGGAGGCGGCCCAGGAGCAGGGCCTTGATTTGGTCGAAGTTTCCGATAAGGCTGATCCGCCTGTGTGCCGGATCATGAATTTTGACAAGTTCCGTTACGAGCTGAAAAAGAAACAGCAGGAAGCCAAGAAAAAACAGACCGTAATTGAAACCAGAGAAATCAAGTTTAGGCCTAAAACCGAAGAACACGATTTGAATTTCAAGATACGTAAAATCAAGGAATTCCTGGCGGAAAAAAATAAAGTTAAGGTGACCATGCGTTTCCGCGGCCGCGAAATTGTCTATGCCCAGACCATAGGACTTGACGCGCTGACAAAAATCGCTGATACGTTGCGTGAAGATTGCGTGATCATTCAGGAACCCAAAATGGAAGGTCGGCAGCTCGTTATGTTTGTCGGTCCCAAAGCCTAA
- a CDS encoding sensor domain-containing diguanylate cyclase — translation MSTPLNKALNAILSSASLPTLPAVAAKVLEVTSQDDISFPDLTTLIAQDMALSARILKVANSALYCFPQKIGSISQAVSLLGINAVRSLVLSFTFLSMGEAQSHDRFDLNQFWERSLVGATAARLLAEQTGRMDPEEMFTIGLLQDIGCLIFALTIPRRYDRLTQHLTAGSAEVCELSLEEEYIGLTHTISGAEIGRLWALPSPILAAIRYHHDPLAYPGTDPKEDLAIKITHLSALVTRIFFSVHPERFHRQFVDHAHRLLGLEDVKIKTILKIINREIEKSARFFGVNITSLRPVAEIIQEANIRLSLLHLSYEAMHRELTQAKTALEQIRRQLTERNRLLEKLANLDGLTEISNHRFFHHSLHSEINRAIRNHAPLSLLLADIDHFKKFNDVNGHQIGDFILKELCQVAQTAIREYDLMARYGGEEFAFILPETDAEGAVTVARKLCNAIADHDFFNGERHFRVTVSIGAATVRPAETACSKNDLIGMADTALYAAKKLGRNQVIHHSVQTKTGGLRRT, via the coding sequence ATGTCCACGCCACTCAACAAAGCGCTTAACGCGATTCTCTCCTCCGCCTCGCTGCCGACACTTCCAGCTGTTGCCGCCAAGGTCCTCGAAGTTACCTCACAGGACGACATTTCTTTTCCTGACCTGACAACCCTCATCGCCCAGGACATGGCACTTTCAGCCAGAATTCTCAAGGTCGCCAATTCCGCCTTGTATTGTTTTCCGCAAAAGATCGGCTCGATCAGTCAAGCTGTCTCCCTGCTGGGGATCAACGCGGTGCGCAGCCTGGTCCTGAGTTTCACTTTTCTCTCCATGGGAGAGGCACAGTCCCACGATCGGTTTGATCTCAATCAATTCTGGGAACGCTCGCTGGTTGGCGCGACAGCCGCTCGCCTGCTTGCCGAACAGACCGGGCGGATGGACCCCGAGGAAATGTTTACCATTGGTTTGCTGCAGGATATCGGTTGTTTAATCTTCGCGCTCACAATCCCCAGGCGTTACGACCGGCTAACACAGCACCTGACGGCTGGTTCAGCCGAGGTGTGCGAACTTTCCTTGGAAGAAGAATATATTGGCCTGACACACACCATCTCTGGCGCTGAAATTGGCCGTTTATGGGCACTCCCCTCCCCCATTCTAGCCGCCATCCGCTACCATCACGATCCCCTTGCCTACCCCGGTACGGATCCGAAAGAGGATCTGGCCATTAAAATCACTCACTTGTCCGCGCTGGTCACCAGGATTTTCTTTTCCGTTCATCCCGAGCGATTTCACCGCCAGTTTGTGGACCACGCCCATCGGCTGCTCGGCCTGGAAGACGTGAAAATCAAGACCATCCTCAAGATCATCAACCGGGAAATCGAAAAATCAGCCCGCTTTTTTGGGGTGAACATCACCTCGTTGCGACCGGTGGCCGAGATCATCCAGGAGGCCAATATCCGACTCAGCTTGCTTCATCTCAGTTATGAAGCGATGCACCGCGAACTGACCCAGGCCAAGACCGCGCTGGAACAGATACGACGGCAGTTGACCGAGCGGAACCGCCTGCTGGAAAAGCTGGCCAACCTCGACGGGTTGACCGAGATCAGCAACCATCGTTTTTTCCATCATTCCCTTCACTCGGAAATCAATCGGGCCATCCGCAATCATGCGCCGCTCTCCCTTTTGTTGGCGGACATCGACCACTTCAAGAAATTCAACGACGTCAACGGACACCAGATCGGCGATTTCATTCTCAAGGAACTATGCCAGGTAGCGCAGACCGCGATTCGCGAGTACGATCTGATGGCCCGCTACGGCGGCGAGGAATTCGCCTTTATCCTGCCGGAAACCGATGCGGAAGGGGCGGTGACCGTGGCCAGGAAGTTATGCAACGCTATCGCCGACCACGATTTTTTCAACGGAGAACGCCATTTCCGGGTTACCGTCAGCATCGGAGCGGCCACTGTCCGGCCCGCCGAGACCGCATGCAGCAAAAACGATCTGATCGGCATGGCTGACACGGCTCTGTATGCGGCCAAGAAACTGGGGAGAAATCAGGTCATTCATCATTCCGTCCAAACGAAGACCGGCGGATTGAGACGAACGTGA
- a CDS encoding cytochrome-c peroxidase has translation MKKTYLFAALSLTLSLSAVGFSANAEDTVMKDAQAQFQPVPDKAPAIKGNEATPDKIELGKMLYFDPRLSKSGLISCNTCHNVGMAGADFQQTSTGHGWKQGPRNAPTVLNSVFNVAQFWDGRAKDLAEQAKGPIQAGVEMNNTPENVVKTLNSMPEYVALFKRSFPGESDPVTFDNMAKAIEAFEATLITPDSKFDLFLKGDAKALAQNEQEGLKLFMVHGCVECHGGVNMGGDQYYPLGVVNKPSEKIIAGDKGRFAITQAKDDEFSFKSPSLRNIELTPPYFHSGVVWELAEAVQVMNDSQIGADLKEGDIGKIVAFLKTTTGKQPQVLHPILPAPTQATPKPSLE, from the coding sequence ATGAAAAAGACCTATCTGTTCGCAGCCCTGAGCTTGACGCTCTCTCTTTCCGCGGTTGGTTTTTCCGCCAACGCCGAAGACACCGTGATGAAGGATGCCCAGGCCCAGTTCCAGCCCGTCCCGGACAAGGCGCCGGCCATCAAGGGGAACGAGGCGACGCCGGACAAGATCGAACTGGGCAAGATGCTGTATTTTGACCCCAGGCTGTCGAAAAGCGGCCTAATCAGCTGCAACACCTGTCACAACGTCGGCATGGCTGGCGCCGACTTCCAACAGACATCCACTGGTCACGGCTGGAAACAGGGGCCGCGCAATGCCCCGACCGTGCTCAATTCGGTCTTCAACGTGGCCCAGTTCTGGGACGGCCGAGCCAAGGATCTGGCGGAGCAGGCCAAAGGGCCGATTCAGGCTGGGGTGGAGATGAACAACACCCCGGAAAACGTGGTCAAAACCCTCAACAGCATGCCCGAATACGTGGCCCTGTTTAAACGATCGTTCCCCGGCGAGAGCGATCCGGTGACTTTCGACAACATGGCCAAGGCCATCGAAGCCTTTGAAGCCACCCTCATCACCCCTGACTCGAAATTCGATCTCTTTCTCAAGGGCGATGCCAAGGCGCTGGCCCAAAATGAACAGGAAGGCTTGAAGCTGTTCATGGTCCATGGCTGTGTCGAATGCCATGGCGGGGTCAATATGGGCGGTGATCAGTACTACCCCTTGGGGGTGGTCAACAAACCAAGTGAAAAAATCATCGCCGGCGACAAGGGTCGGTTTGCCATTACCCAGGCCAAGGACGACGAATTCTCGTTTAAATCACCCTCGTTGCGCAATATCGAGCTGACACCGCCCTACTTCCATTCAGGCGTGGTTTGGGAATTGGCAGAAGCGGTGCAGGTGATGAACGATTCGCAGATCGGCGCCGACCTCAAAGAGGGGGATATCGGCAAGATTGTCGCCTTTCTCAAGACAACCACCGGCAAACAGCCCCAGGTGCTGCATCCCATCCTGCCGGCACCCACCCAGGCAACGCCCAAGCCGTCGCTGGAATAA
- a CDS encoding integration host factor subunit alpha: MKKKNVTRKELAISVNEKLGVSQRNAAEIVDTVFAIMKTTMVAGESIKLVQFGTLTVRDKSPRRGRNPRTGESMTITKRQMVSFRPSKRLRERLNK; encoded by the coding sequence ATGAAGAAGAAGAACGTGACCCGCAAGGAACTGGCCATATCCGTGAATGAAAAATTGGGTGTATCCCAGCGGAATGCTGCCGAAATCGTCGATACCGTGTTCGCGATCATGAAGACCACAATGGTAGCTGGAGAATCGATCAAACTGGTGCAATTCGGCACACTGACGGTTCGGGATAAATCGCCCCGCCGTGGCCGTAATCCACGAACCGGCGAGTCGATGACCATCACCAAACGACAGATGGTTTCTTTTCGTCCGAGTAAGCGGTTGCGCGAACGGCTCAACAAGTGA
- the pheS gene encoding phenylalanine--tRNA ligase subunit alpha: MESELLRLKQEAEEALGRIDDLAQLETFRVTYLGRKGGLLSGALRQLGSVAADERPRLGQLANAIKQEIEDRFETLKAQFQASALTRAGGEVDLSLPGRYLPFGKLHPVTQVMEEICSIFEGLGFAVAEGPDVESDYYNFEALNIPKHHPARDMHDTFYVTDSILLRTHTSPMQARIMEQQEPPLRYIAPGKVYRCDSDITHTPMFHQVEGFLVDREVSFADLKGVLTSFTHKMFERELALRFRPSFFPFTEPSAEVDIACVICGGKGCRVCKRTGWLEILGSGLIDPEVLKMVGYDPDLYSGFAFGLGVERIAMLKYGIDDIRLYYENDLRFLSQF; this comes from the coding sequence ATGGAAAGCGAGCTGCTCAGGCTCAAGCAGGAGGCCGAAGAGGCTTTGGGGCGGATTGATGATCTGGCCCAGCTTGAAACCTTTAGAGTTACCTATCTCGGAAGAAAAGGCGGTCTGCTCAGCGGTGCCTTGCGGCAACTGGGGAGCGTGGCCGCTGATGAGCGCCCTCGGCTCGGCCAATTGGCCAATGCCATCAAGCAGGAGATCGAAGACCGGTTCGAGACACTTAAGGCCCAGTTTCAGGCCTCGGCGCTGACACGGGCCGGCGGGGAAGTGGATCTCAGCTTGCCCGGTCGCTATCTGCCGTTTGGTAAACTGCATCCAGTCACCCAAGTCATGGAGGAAATCTGCTCGATTTTCGAAGGGTTGGGGTTTGCGGTGGCTGAAGGACCGGATGTGGAAAGCGATTACTATAATTTCGAAGCGCTCAACATCCCCAAACATCATCCAGCCCGTGACATGCATGACACCTTTTATGTCACGGATTCAATTCTCCTGCGTACCCATACCTCACCCATGCAGGCAAGGATCATGGAGCAACAGGAACCACCGTTGCGTTACATCGCACCTGGCAAGGTGTATCGGTGCGATTCGGATATCACCCATACCCCTATGTTTCATCAAGTGGAAGGCTTTCTGGTCGATAGGGAGGTTTCCTTTGCCGATTTGAAAGGGGTGCTGACCAGCTTTACTCACAAGATGTTCGAGCGGGAACTTGCCTTGCGTTTCCGTCCCAGTTTTTTTCCCTTCACCGAACCCAGTGCTGAGGTTGACATTGCCTGCGTGATCTGTGGCGGCAAAGGATGTCGGGTTTGCAAACGCACGGGATGGCTCGAAATTCTTGGGTCCGGCCTTATTGACCCCGAGGTGTTGAAGATGGTGGGGTACGATCCTGATCTCTATTCCGGATTCGCTTTTGGTCTCGGCGTTGAACGGATAGCCATGCTCAAATATGGCATTGACGATATCCGTTTGTATTACGAAAACGACCTCCGGTTTCTCTCCCAGTTTTAG
- the rpmI gene encoding 50S ribosomal protein L35 codes for MPKMKTNRGAAKRFKATGGGRIRRAKAFASHILTKKSTKRKRNLRKSALIAEVDTKAVRRMLPYM; via the coding sequence ATGCCGAAAATGAAAACCAACCGAGGGGCTGCCAAGCGGTTTAAGGCTACCGGTGGCGGACGGATCCGCCGCGCCAAGGCCTTTGCCTCTCACATATTGACCAAGAAATCAACCAAGCGGAAACGTAACCTGCGAAAATCCGCCTTGATTGCCGAAGTGGACACCAAAGCCGTACGGCGGATGTTGCCATACATGTAA
- a CDS encoding MerR family transcriptional regulator: MKRSASVSAKIPDKVYFRIGEVSQLVGVDPHVLRYWETEFSLIKPFRGKSKQRLYRRQDVENLLHIKALLHEQGYTISGARRHLAQTDYSYPLQSSCIDQEPASRDTDIYPLLLLMKTELRELLTLLGPVKD; the protein is encoded by the coding sequence GTGAAACGATCGGCTTCAGTTTCAGCCAAGATACCGGATAAAGTTTATTTCCGAATCGGCGAAGTCAGCCAATTGGTTGGAGTTGATCCCCATGTATTGCGCTACTGGGAAACCGAGTTTTCACTCATCAAACCTTTTCGCGGGAAATCCAAACAGAGACTGTATCGCCGGCAAGATGTGGAAAATTTGCTCCACATTAAAGCGTTGCTCCATGAACAAGGGTATACGATTTCTGGAGCGCGAAGGCATCTTGCCCAAACAGACTATTCTTACCCTCTTCAATCCTCGTGCATAGATCAGGAGCCTGCCTCTCGCGATACGGACATATACCCCCTACTTTTGTTGATGAAGACAGAACTGCGGGAACTTTTGACTTTGCTCGGGCCGGTAAAAGACTAG
- the rplT gene encoding 50S ribosomal protein L20, protein MPRVTRGFKARRRRNKVLTLAKGFRGGKHRLFKTAAEAVDRALCYAYRDRRVKKREFRQLWIARINAAAKQNGTSYSRLINGLSKNSIELDRKVLSNLAIVDPNAFSAVVKASGQAS, encoded by the coding sequence ATGCCTCGTGTAACACGCGGTTTCAAAGCACGCCGCAGAAGAAATAAAGTACTGACTCTGGCCAAAGGTTTTCGTGGCGGTAAGCACCGGTTGTTCAAGACCGCCGCTGAAGCGGTTGATCGTGCCTTGTGCTACGCGTACCGGGACCGCCGCGTAAAAAAACGGGAGTTTCGTCAGCTATGGATCGCCCGCATTAACGCGGCCGCCAAGCAGAACGGCACCAGCTACAGCCGACTGATCAATGGATTGAGCAAGAATTCGATCGAACTTGATCGCAAGGTGCTTTCCAACCTGGCCATCGTTGATCCCAACGCCTTTTCAGCAGTGGTCAAGGCCTCCGGGCAGGCCTCCTGA